The Brassica oleracea var. oleracea cultivar TO1000 unplaced genomic scaffold, BOL UnpScaffold00895, whole genome shotgun sequence genome has a segment encoding these proteins:
- the LOC106320370 gene encoding uncharacterized protein LOC106320370, giving the protein MKASMKFREEKNPLLRAKIPLSILGLPFQSGIVAGESKELSLNLSTFFESGPSLKLAYRPNDSHSPFSLVVKTGTGPFGSPISTSMLMSAEFNLLGNKNSPTFMLHFKPRFGDFSIKKSHSSSGLIGSVSGEEDSSIEVVDSPGPGGGFRKVTVLPSTSAGDIAGLLSGVEVAARTSLPVRGRAVVNFRWGVRVPTEIRRDFDPTAEISLRRFPFLVMDKIGIEHVDGCGGGKETKPVSDPGKVSGLRNSEDVCLVMEELRSENRELKRAVEDLRGVMVSNVRPFYPATVDYGSHSKYREAERSNHNNSNNGRARGERWSSERTTSDYGGKKSKEEGDVAEELKKALKGAA; this is encoded by the coding sequence ATGAAGGCGTCGATGAAGTTTCGTGAGGAGAAGAACCCTCTCCTCCGCGCCAAGATCCCTCTAAGCATCTTAGGCCTCCCGTTCCAATCCGGAATCGTCGCCGGAGAATCCAAAGAGCTCAGCCTCAACCTCTCCACCTTCTTCGAATCAGGCCCGTCTCTCAAGCTCGCGTACCGCCCCAACGACTCCCACAGCCCTTTCTCCCTCGTCGTCAAAACCGGGACGGGACCCTTCGGCTCGCCGATCTCCACCTCCATGCTCATGAGCGCCGAGTTCAACCTCCTCGGTAACAAGAACAGCCCGACCTTCATGCTCCACTTCAAGCCGCGATTCGGCGACTTCTCGATCAAAAAGTCTCATTCCTCCTCCGGTCTGATCGGATCGGTGAGCGGAGAGGAGGATTCGTCGATCGAGGTGGTGGATTCTCCAGGTCCCGGCGGAGGGTTCAGGAAAGTCACCGTCTTGCCGTCGACGTCCGCCGGAGATATCGCCGGTTTGCTTTCCGGCGTGGAGGTCGCGGCGAGGACGTCGCTGCCGGTGAGGGGACGCGCGGTGGTGAATTTTCGGTGGGGGGTTAGGGTTCCGACGGAGATCAGGCGCGATTTCGATCCGACGGCTGAGATTTCGTTGCGGAGGTTTCCGTTTCTGGTGATGGATAAGATAGGGATCGAACACGTGGACGGGTGTGGTGGTGGTAAAGAGACTAAACCCGTTAGCGATCCGGGTAAAGTTTCGGGTTTGAGAAATAGTGAGGATGTGTGTTTGGTTATGGAGGAGCTTCGGTCGGAGAATAGAGAGTTAAAGAGAGCTGTTGAAGATCTAAGGGGAGTGATGGTATCGAACGTCAGGCCATTCTATCCGGCGACGGTGGATTATGGATCGCATTCAAAGTACCGTGAAGCAGAGAGGAGCAAccacaacaacagcaacaatgGTAGAGCGAGAGGTGAACGGTGGAGTAGTGAGAGAACGACGTCGGATTATGGCGGGAAGAAGAGCAAGGAAGAGGGTGACGTGGCGGAGGAGCTGAAGAAAGCCTTGAAAGGAGCTGCTTGA